Proteins co-encoded in one Candidatus Thiodictyon syntrophicum genomic window:
- the ltrA gene encoding group II intron reverse transcriptase/maturase, giving the protein MTTKLERFTLMALEEPHTRFTSLMGLLFDPAGLSASFGRQDGRKAPGVDGIRKDDYAQDVGARLTDLSARIRQLGYQPLPVRRTYIPKGDGRYRPLGVPSFEDRLVQDRLSQILQAIWEPEFCDCSYGFRPERSAHDALRRMADVITNGRTQWVVEADIKGFFDHLSHTHLMRFLEHRIADPNFLRIVRRFLKAGIMEDGAFTASDAGAPQGGLVSPVLSNIYLHYVLDLWFEKRFAVNCAGNAYLIRYADDYVACFEQEADARAFLGAMTERLAEFDLEIEPTKTALLRFGSQCLGEAVVRPHGERTFSFLGFTHYVGRSRRGRFVVGRKTDAKRMHKKLKLLNEHLRRLRAEGGKAMLAFFVRHTRGHIQYYGVSGNSRGLGAYLYAAAGLLFKWLNRRSQRRSLTWKHFTAYIRPLFPKARILHDLYPIPWWKTQTGSRMV; this is encoded by the coding sequence GTGACAACCAAACTTGAGCGTTTCACACTGATGGCGCTCGAAGAACCGCACACGCGGTTCACCTCCCTGATGGGGTTGCTGTTTGACCCCGCGGGACTGAGCGCGAGCTTCGGGCGACAAGACGGACGCAAGGCGCCTGGAGTCGATGGGATAAGGAAAGACGACTACGCACAGGACGTGGGGGCGCGACTGACGGACCTGTCGGCACGGATACGCCAACTGGGCTACCAGCCACTGCCAGTACGGCGCACCTACATCCCTAAGGGGGACGGGCGGTATCGCCCGCTCGGGGTGCCGAGCTTCGAGGACCGCCTGGTCCAAGATCGGCTCAGCCAAATCTTGCAGGCGATCTGGGAACCCGAGTTCTGCGACTGCTCGTATGGCTTTCGCCCGGAGCGCAGCGCGCACGATGCGCTGCGGCGGATGGCGGACGTCATCACCAACGGGCGAACGCAGTGGGTGGTTGAGGCCGATATCAAAGGCTTCTTCGACCACCTCTCGCACACCCACTTAATGCGCTTCCTGGAACATCGCATCGCCGATCCCAACTTCCTGCGGATCGTGCGGCGCTTTCTGAAGGCCGGCATCATGGAAGACGGGGCGTTTACGGCGAGTGATGCAGGCGCCCCACAGGGGGGGCTGGTCTCGCCCGTGCTGAGCAACATCTACCTGCACTATGTGCTCGACCTCTGGTTCGAGAAACGGTTTGCAGTGAACTGCGCGGGCAACGCCTACCTGATCCGCTACGCGGACGACTACGTCGCCTGTTTCGAGCAAGAAGCCGACGCTCGGGCCTTCCTCGGGGCGATGACCGAACGGCTCGCCGAGTTCGACTTGGAAATCGAGCCGACCAAGACCGCGCTGTTGCGCTTCGGTAGCCAGTGCCTGGGCGAAGCCGTTGTCAGGCCACACGGAGAACGGACCTTCAGCTTCCTCGGCTTTACCCACTACGTTGGGCGGAGTCGGCGGGGGCGTTTCGTGGTCGGGCGCAAAACCGATGCCAAACGGATGCACAAAAAGCTCAAGTTGCTGAATGAGCATCTGCGGCGTTTACGCGCGGAAGGCGGCAAGGCCATGCTGGCATTCTTTGTCCGGCATACGCGCGGTCACATTCAGTACTATGGCGTCAGCGGTAATAGCCGAGGTCTGGGGGCCTATCTTTACGCGGCCGCGGGCCTGTTGTTCAAATGGCTCAATCGGCGCAGCCAGCGTCGGTCGCTGACATGGAAGCATTTTACTGCGTACATCCGCCCCCTGTTCCCCAAAGCCAGGATTCTACATGACCTATATCCCATCCCTTGGTGGAAGACTCAAACTGGGAGCCGGATGGTGTAA
- the tgt gene encoding tRNA guanosine(34) transglycosylase Tgt produces the protein MEFDLLATQDLARRARLSFPRGVVETPAFMPVGTYGTVKAMTPEELIALGAQIVLGNTFHLMLRPGVEVIRRCGDLHRFMHWEGPILTDSGGFQVFSLGELRKITEAGVRFRSPVDGSPVFLGPEESMAVQRALGSDIVMIFDECTPYPADFDTAGASMELSLRWAARSRAAHADNPAALFGIVQGGMHESLRERSLAGLVEIGFDGYAIGGLSVGEPEADRLRVLDFLADRLPADRPRYLMGVGTPEDIVAAVCRGIDMFDCVMPTRHARNGWLFTHQGTVKIRNAVHRTDEGPLDPRCDCTTCRNYSRAYLYHLDKCHEILGARLNTIHNLHYYQALMRGLRDAIAAGTLEGFIAEFRDLRAPRAAAPG, from the coding sequence ATGGAATTTGACCTGCTCGCCACTCAGGATCTGGCCCGCCGCGCCCGCCTGTCCTTCCCGCGCGGAGTGGTGGAGACCCCCGCCTTCATGCCGGTCGGCACCTACGGCACGGTGAAGGCCATGACCCCGGAGGAGCTGATCGCCCTGGGGGCGCAGATCGTGCTGGGCAACACCTTTCATCTGATGCTGCGCCCCGGGGTGGAGGTGATCCGCCGCTGCGGGGACCTGCACCGCTTCATGCATTGGGAGGGGCCGATCCTCACCGACTCCGGCGGTTTCCAGGTCTTCAGCCTGGGTGAACTGCGCAAGATCACCGAGGCGGGGGTGCGCTTCCGCTCCCCGGTGGACGGCAGCCCGGTGTTCCTGGGGCCGGAGGAGTCCATGGCCGTTCAGCGCGCCCTGGGCTCGGATATCGTCATGATCTTCGACGAGTGCACGCCCTACCCGGCCGATTTCGACACGGCCGGCGCCTCCATGGAACTGTCGCTGCGCTGGGCCGCCCGCTCGCGCGCGGCGCACGCCGACAACCCCGCGGCCCTGTTCGGCATCGTCCAGGGCGGGATGCACGAGTCGCTGCGCGAGCGCTCGCTCGCCGGGCTCGTGGAGATCGGCTTCGACGGCTACGCGATCGGCGGGCTCTCGGTGGGCGAGCCGGAGGCGGACCGGCTGCGGGTGCTGGATTTCCTGGCGGATCGGTTGCCGGCGGATCGACCCCGTTACCTGATGGGGGTCGGCACCCCCGAGGACATCGTGGCCGCGGTCTGCCGCGGCATCGACATGTTCGATTGCGTCATGCCGACCCGCCATGCCCGCAACGGCTGGCTCTTCACCCACCAGGGCACGGTCAAGATCCGCAACGCCGTCCACCGCACCGACGAGGGCCCGCTCGACCCCCGCTGCGACTGCACCACCTGCCGCAACTACAGCCGTGCCTATCTCTATCACTTGGATAAATGTCACGAAATCCTGGGCGCCCGGCTCAATACCATTCATAACTTGCACTATTATCAGGCCCTGATGCGGGGGCTGCGCGACGCCATCGCGGCGGGGACGCTCGAGGGGTTTATCGCCGAGTTTCGGGACCTGCGTGCGCCGCGAGCAGCGGCCCCGGGGTGA
- a CDS encoding Txe/YoeB family addiction module toxin, which translates to MKTEPPRLAVFQPGFIEDLHYWVATDRRTAKRLLELVQAALREPFAGIGKPEPLNNLGGDVWSRRITAEHRCAYLVKHDRVEFLQGRFHY; encoded by the coding sequence TTGAAGACTGAGCCGCCGCGGCTCGCCGTCTTTCAGCCGGGTTTCATCGAGGATTTGCACTACTGGGTCGCCACAGACCGCCGCACGGCAAAGCGCCTGCTTGAGCTGGTGCAGGCCGCGTTACGAGAGCCCTTCGCGGGTATCGGCAAACCGGAGCCGCTGAACAATCTGGGCGGGGATGTCTGGTCGCGCCGCATCACCGCGGAGCACCGCTGCGCCTACCTGGTCAAGCATGACCGCGTCGAGTTTCTTCAAGGGCGATTCCACTACTGA
- the yajC gene encoding preprotein translocase subunit YajC, whose product MSFLISDANAQAAAAGAGSMSDPLFTLLPLVLFAVVFYFLLIRPQSKRQKEHKRMVDGLTKGDEVLTLGGIAGRVTDLGDNFVLVEIAEGTQVKVRRAAVDAVLPKGSLKDL is encoded by the coding sequence ATGAGCTTCTTGATTTCCGATGCAAACGCCCAGGCCGCGGCCGCCGGCGCCGGGTCCATGTCGGACCCCTTGTTCACCCTGCTGCCCTTGGTGCTGTTCGCGGTCGTCTTCTATTTCCTGCTGATCCGCCCCCAGTCCAAGCGCCAGAAGGAGCACAAGCGGATGGTCGACGGGCTGACCAAGGGTGACGAGGTGCTCACCCTGGGCGGTATCGCCGGGCGTGTCACCGACTTGGGCGACAACTTCGTGCTGGTGGAGATCGCCGAGGGCACCCAGGTCAAGGTTCGCCGTGCGGCCGTCGATGCCGTGCTGCCCAAGGGTTCCCTGAAGGACCTCTGA
- a CDS encoding HAD family hydrolase — protein MLQPRFRLITLDLDDTVWPCEPVIRAAEEALLDWLARHAPRLAALHDRQSLREHRSRLMAERPGIAHDLGLARQLSIVSLLEGLGYPPDLAGRLGEQALAVFMAHRNRIEPFPDAAPVLRRLAADYQLVSITNGNADPELTPLAGLFHHHITAARAGAAKPDPIVFDLALRLTGTGPGECLHVGDEPYLDVEAARCIGIEAIWINRLGRTWPDDLAPPTLTITDLHQLAAWLDISGGGRPSADDA, from the coding sequence ATGCTCCAACCCCGCTTTCGTCTGATTACCCTGGATCTCGACGACACCGTCTGGCCCTGCGAGCCGGTGATCCGCGCCGCCGAGGAGGCGTTGCTGGACTGGCTCGCCCGGCACGCGCCGCGCCTGGCCGCGCTCCATGACCGCCAGTCACTGCGCGAGCACCGCTCCCGGCTGATGGCGGAGCGCCCGGGGATCGCCCACGATCTGGGTTTGGCCCGGCAGTTGTCGATCGTGTCCCTGCTGGAGGGGCTGGGCTACCCGCCGGACCTGGCGGGGCGGTTGGGCGAGCAGGCCCTGGCGGTCTTCATGGCGCACCGCAACCGCATCGAGCCCTTCCCGGACGCGGCGCCGGTGCTGCGGCGCCTGGCGGCGGACTACCAGTTGGTGTCCATCACCAACGGCAACGCGGACCCGGAACTCACCCCGCTCGCCGGTCTCTTCCACCACCACATCACCGCCGCCCGGGCCGGGGCGGCCAAGCCGGACCCGATCGTCTTCGATCTCGCCCTGCGTCTTACCGGTACCGGCCCCGGGGAGTGCCTGCACGTCGGTGACGAGCCCTACCTGGACGTGGAGGCGGCGCGCTGCATCGGGATCGAGGCGATCTGGATCAACCGCCTGGGGCGCACTTGGCCGGACGACCTGGCCCCGCCGACCCTGACCATTACCGATTTGCACCAACTCGCCGCTTGGCTCGACATCTCGGGAGGCGGTAGGCCGTCCGCGGATGACGCTTAA
- a CDS encoding GNAT family N-acetyltransferase gives MSKPPVCIEPLGRQDRSGFDCGAKPLDLYFRTQVSQDIRRRLTACYVAIAQDSGRVAGFYTLSAGQVPLPSLPPDLRKKLPRYPAVPVVRLGRLAVDRDFTGRGFGAALLVDAIKRVLSSDIAAFAILVDAKDAPACAFYRHHGFIDLVEPDSTLVMPLAGVARRLDLSLG, from the coding sequence TTGAGTAAGCCGCCGGTCTGCATCGAGCCGCTGGGTCGTCAGGATCGCAGCGGCTTTGATTGCGGTGCCAAGCCGCTCGATCTGTATTTCCGTACCCAAGTCTCCCAAGATATCCGCCGCCGCCTCACAGCATGTTATGTGGCCATCGCGCAGGACAGCGGCCGGGTCGCCGGCTTCTATACCCTTTCCGCCGGCCAGGTCCCGCTCCCCAGTCTGCCTCCCGACTTGCGGAAAAAGCTGCCGCGTTATCCCGCCGTCCCGGTCGTGCGGCTGGGGCGTTTGGCGGTGGACAGAGACTTCACCGGGCGCGGATTCGGCGCCGCACTCCTTGTCGATGCCATCAAGCGGGTCTTGAGTTCCGACATTGCAGCCTTCGCGATCCTGGTCGACGCCAAGGATGCACCGGCTTGTGCCTTCTATCGACATCACGGGTTCATCGACCTGGTCGAACCAGACAGCACCCTGGTCATGCCGCTGGCGGGGGTCGCGCGGCGACTTGACCTTTCCTTGGGCTAA
- a CDS encoding ankyrin repeat domain-containing protein — protein MRNDDLTVVQALLAAKADVNAETSDGTTALMMAEQSGSEAMAQLLRHAGTR, from the coding sequence GTGCGTAACGATGACCTGACAGTCGTGCAGGCGCTGCTCGCCGCAAAGGCCGACGTGAACGCGGAAACTAGTGACGGCACCACAGCGCTGATGATGGCAGAGCAGTCTGGTAGCGAAGCGATGGCGCAGTTACTGCGCCATGCCGGAACGCGTTAG
- a CDS encoding transposase: protein MYDRGYDRGTVLELFRVIDWMIRLPAEAEAAFRKDLYDFETSKQMPYITTVERAGIKKGLRRGLQRGRQQGVQQGVRQGEAALLLWLIEKRFGADVAQRCRGRVETSGSDDLRIWSERILTADSIAQVLD, encoded by the coding sequence ATGTATGATCGCGGCTACGACCGCGGCACGGTCCTGGAGCTGTTTCGGGTCATCGACTGGATGATCCGGCTACCCGCGGAGGCCGAGGCCGCCTTTCGCAAAGACCTCTACGACTTTGAGACGAGCAAGCAGATGCCCTATATCACGACTGTCGAACGTGCGGGAATCAAGAAGGGCCTTCGGCGGGGGCTCCAGCGGGGGCGCCAGCAGGGGGTTCAGCAGGGGGTCCGGCAAGGCGAGGCCGCATTGCTCCTGTGGCTGATCGAGAAAAGGTTCGGCGCGGACGTCGCGCAGCGCTGTCGCGGCCGGGTGGAGACCTCCGGCAGCGACGACCTGCGGATCTGGTCGGAGCGCATCCTGACGGCGGACAGCATTGCGCAGGTGCTCGACTGA
- a CDS encoding IS630 family transposase: protein MLKLDLAKWNQTPEDLRVEALMAAHARTRERFLALYELTQQGHGITAVARGTTHHAQTLMRWVHWYNDAGPEGLVFQHTGGLTPFFCQVKEQALDALLRAGLAAAAAPTVDKDLETGRLAPSRALDQHTAPPRWTLKRLVTWIGTQFGHQISRETLRQALKRLGFSWKKAKALLNRATTAAREAFVVQLQALLARTLKDEPPLIVYVDEAHIHQEADLGYGWAPVGERLWVGSHTPGLSAKVSFYGLYFYNHGQVAIWDFPRGNTDHTLTVLHRLRECEPTREIVLSWDGASYHRAGAVVALAAELAITLLPLPSYSPDFMPVEALWRWLREDVTYHHCHATAEELITRVRDFAKTINLEPFAIADRLWTRTSLDPEEEKLRIPC, encoded by the coding sequence ATGCTGAAATTGGATCTCGCCAAGTGGAATCAAACCCCTGAGGACCTGCGGGTTGAAGCGTTGATGGCGGCCCATGCGCGCACCCGTGAACGGTTCCTGGCCTTGTACGAACTGACCCAGCAGGGACATGGCATCACGGCAGTTGCGCGGGGCACGACGCACCATGCGCAAACGCTGATGCGTTGGGTGCACTGGTATAACGACGCCGGTCCCGAAGGGCTGGTCTTTCAACACACGGGTGGTCTCACCCCCTTTTTTTGCCAGGTGAAAGAGCAGGCGCTTGACGCGCTGCTCCGGGCGGGGCTCGCCGCCGCCGCCGCGCCCACGGTGGACAAGGACCTGGAGACCGGGCGACTGGCACCAAGCCGCGCGCTTGATCAACACACGGCGCCGCCGCGCTGGACCCTCAAGCGACTGGTGACGTGGATCGGGACGCAGTTTGGGCATCAAATCAGTCGGGAAACGCTCCGCCAGGCGCTCAAACGCCTCGGATTTTCCTGGAAAAAGGCCAAGGCGCTGCTCAACCGTGCCACGACCGCCGCGCGCGAGGCTTTCGTCGTGCAACTGCAAGCGCTGTTGGCACGCACCCTGAAGGACGAACCGCCGTTAATCGTCTATGTGGATGAAGCCCACATCCATCAAGAAGCCGATCTGGGGTATGGCTGGGCGCCGGTCGGGGAGCGTCTGTGGGTCGGCTCCCACACCCCTGGCCTGTCGGCCAAGGTGAGCTTCTACGGCCTGTATTTCTACAACCACGGCCAGGTGGCGATCTGGGATTTCCCCCGCGGCAACACCGATCACACGCTGACGGTCTTGCACCGGCTGCGTGAATGCGAGCCGACCCGCGAGATCGTCCTGAGCTGGGATGGGGCGTCTTATCACCGCGCTGGCGCCGTGGTGGCGCTGGCCGCGGAACTGGCCATCACGCTGCTGCCGCTACCCAGTTATAGCCCTGATTTCATGCCGGTCGAAGCCCTGTGGCGCTGGTTGCGCGAGGATGTCACCTATCATCACTGTCACGCCACCGCCGAGGAACTGATCACGCGCGTGCGCGACTTTGCGAAGACGATCAACCTCGAGCCGTTTGCGATCGCCGACCGGCTTTGGACCCGAACGAGCCTCGATCCGGAAGAGGAAAAACTACGCATCCCATGCTAG
- a CDS encoding DUF1778 domain-containing protein — MIKHARLEARVTPETHTLLKRAAEIQGQTVSDFVVAAAREAAMQAIEREEIIQLSAEGQRRFAAALIEPPPLAPALERAIVRHADLVGPLE, encoded by the coding sequence ATGATCAAACACGCCAGACTGGAGGCCAGGGTTACCCCGGAAACGCACACCCTACTGAAACGGGCGGCCGAGATTCAAGGGCAGACGGTCTCCGACTTCGTCGTCGCGGCGGCCCGTGAGGCGGCGATGCAGGCGATCGAGCGGGAGGAGATCATCCAACTCTCCGCGGAAGGTCAGCGGCGTTTCGCCGCCGCGCTGATCGAGCCGCCGCCCCTTGCGCCGGCACTGGAACGTGCCATCGTGCGGCATGCCGACCTGGTGGGTCCGCTTGAGTAA
- the msrA gene encoding peptide-methionine (S)-S-oxide reductase MsrA, which produces MASETATLGGGCFWCVEAAFLDLKGVTAVVSGYAGGPQPNPTYKQVCTGSTGHAEVVQVTFDNAAIDYRTILEVFFTVHDPTTLNAQGADVGTQYRSVIYWHTDAQRETALAVIAQLTRDGVWPNPIVTEVAPLPTFYPAEDYHQDYYRRNPYQGYCQAVISPKLGKLRQKHRELLVA; this is translated from the coding sequence ATGGCGAGCGAGACCGCAACCCTGGGCGGCGGCTGTTTCTGGTGCGTCGAGGCCGCCTTTCTGGATCTCAAGGGCGTCACCGCGGTCGTCTCCGGCTACGCCGGCGGACCCCAGCCCAACCCCACCTATAAGCAGGTCTGCACCGGCAGCACCGGCCACGCGGAGGTCGTCCAGGTGACCTTCGACAACGCAGCGATCGACTACCGGACCATCCTGGAGGTCTTCTTCACCGTCCACGACCCCACCACGCTCAACGCCCAAGGGGCCGACGTGGGGACCCAATACCGCTCCGTCATCTATTGGCACACGGATGCGCAGCGCGAGACCGCCCTCGCGGTCATTGCCCAACTGACCCGCGACGGCGTCTGGCCCAATCCGATCGTCACCGAGGTCGCCCCGCTCCCGACCTTCTATCCGGCCGAGGACTATCACCAGGACTATTACCGCCGCAACCCCTACCAGGGGTATTGCCAGGCGGTCATCTCACCCAAGCTTGGCAAGCTGCGGCAGAAACATCGGGAATTGCTGGTGGCCTGA
- a CDS encoding type II toxin-antitoxin system Phd/YefM family antitoxin, with protein MIETTYSQAREQLKTLMDRAVDDREVIVVRRRSGDAVAIIAADELESLTETAHLLRSPRNAERLLAALASARQGAGEPMSVEALAQTVGLED; from the coding sequence ATGATCGAAACCACCTACAGCCAGGCGCGCGAGCAACTGAAGACGCTGATGGATCGCGCGGTCGACGACCGCGAGGTGATTGTGGTCCGACGCCGCAGCGGCGATGCCGTCGCCATCATCGCGGCCGACGAGTTGGAGAGCCTGACGGAGACGGCGCACCTGCTGCGCTCGCCGAGGAATGCCGAGCGCCTGCTCGCCGCGCTGGCCAGTGCCCGCCAGGGCGCAGGCGAGCCCATGTCGGTCGAGGCGCTCGCTCAGACGGTGGGCCTTGAAGACTGA
- a CDS encoding PIN domain-containing protein, which produces MLIYLDICCFNRPFDQQTQTLVRLQTEAKLAVQRGVRDGQLELAWSAVLDLENAGNPDAERAGAIALWRDLAGVDVPTTPEVEALAEAIAARGVKAMDALHVASAIKSGATWLLTTDLKLIRKMQGDDRIVVADPIDFIRHWREDNDENRV; this is translated from the coding sequence GTGCTGATTTATCTCGACATCTGCTGCTTCAACCGGCCCTTCGACCAGCAGACTCAAACGCTGGTGCGGTTGCAGACGGAGGCAAAATTGGCGGTGCAGCGCGGCGTGCGGGACGGTCAACTGGAACTCGCGTGGTCGGCTGTGCTGGACCTGGAAAATGCCGGCAACCCCGACGCCGAGCGGGCCGGGGCAATCGCGCTCTGGCGCGATCTTGCGGGGGTCGATGTTCCCACGACCCCGGAGGTCGAAGCCCTTGCCGAAGCCATCGCCGCACGCGGCGTTAAGGCGATGGACGCACTGCATGTGGCGAGCGCTATCAAGTCTGGCGCGACTTGGCTGTTGACAACTGATCTAAAGCTGATCCGCAAGATGCAAGGCGACGATCGCATCGTCGTTGCGGATCCGATCGACTTTATCCGACACTGGCGAGAGGATAACGATGAAAACCGAGTCTGA
- a CDS encoding ankyrin repeat domain-containing protein — MTFFAKSLLIIAMSALLVCTLPSIASSAPEEELVLEADFDGNLPRIEIVFVAEADVVAKFETDSGITPLMLAAQEGNREAVNKLLAAKAEVNAKTYDGVTALMLASKNGHLEAVIELIAAKAEVNAKTDQGVTAVMLAAQNGHLATLKALLTAKAEANAKTDNEITALMLAAQNGQLETVQALLAAKADVNARMANDDGTALMLSAQNGRLEVVQALLNARAGVEMTTPAGVTALLLAAESGNAAAVKALLAAKAAVNTKMDDGITPLMLAAQNGYLETVQTLLSAKAAVNAKTDDGITALMLAVGNGHLETVRTLLAAKADVNAEANNGLTALMLAAQNDLLEAVRSLLAAKAAVNVQTTLGFTALMVAAQKGNLNTIRALLAAKALVNVQTTNGVAALMLASHEGHLETVWELLAAQADVNTSANNGATALMLAAQKGHLAVVKALIAAKAEVNAHAKNGGTALMMASQEGSLDAVSALLAARAEVNARTNNGGTALMMAAQNRHVGVVHALITAAADVNATMVNETMGGVTSLMFAAKSGHLETVQALLAAQADVNAKANSGATALMLAAESGNADALRALLAAQAAVNAKANNGATALMLAAENGHPEAAHALLAADADVNARANNGATALMLAAETGNADALRALLAAQAGVNAKANNGATALMLAAENGHPEAVRALLAADADVNARANNGATALVLNRVQSGTCSFCAKVEPRTRNFVRR, encoded by the coding sequence GTGACATTTTTTGCGAAATCCCTGCTAATTATTGCAATGTCGGCGCTTCTGGTTTGCACTTTGCCAAGTATAGCGTCCAGCGCGCCAGAAGAGGAACTCGTCTTGGAAGCAGATTTCGACGGTAATCTTCCACGGATCGAGATAGTATTCGTTGCGGAGGCCGATGTAGTCGCGAAATTCGAGACTGACAGCGGCATCACGCCGTTGATGCTAGCGGCGCAAGAAGGCAACCGAGAAGCGGTGAACAAGCTGCTGGCTGCGAAGGCCGAGGTGAATGCAAAGACTTACGACGGCGTGACGGCACTAATGCTAGCGTCGAAGAATGGACACCTCGAGGCGGTAATAGAGCTAATCGCCGCCAAGGCTGAGGTGAACGCCAAGACGGACCAAGGTGTCACCGCGGTGATGCTAGCGGCGCAGAATGGCCACCTGGCGACGCTAAAGGCGCTACTCACAGCGAAGGCTGAGGCGAACGCCAAGACAGACAACGAGATCACTGCTCTGATGCTCGCAGCGCAGAATGGCCAACTGGAGACAGTACAAGCACTGCTCGCCGCGAAGGCCGACGTCAACGCTAGGATGGCGAATGACGATGGGACAGCGCTAATGCTGTCGGCGCAGAATGGCCGTCTAGAAGTCGTACAGGCTCTGCTCAACGCGAGAGCCGGAGTTGAAATGACGACGCCCGCTGGCGTCACGGCGTTGCTGCTGGCGGCGGAGAGTGGCAACGCCGCTGCGGTGAAAGCGCTACTCGCCGCGAAGGCTGCGGTGAACACCAAGATGGACGACGGTATCACCCCACTGATGCTGGCGGCGCAGAATGGTTACTTGGAGACGGTGCAAACATTGCTCTCCGCGAAGGCTGCGGTGAACGCCAAAACGGACGACGGCATCACCGCACTGATGTTGGCTGTGGGCAACGGCCATCTGGAGACGGTGCGTACGCTACTCGCCGCGAAGGCCGATGTGAACGCTGAGGCCAATAACGGATTAACAGCGTTGATGTTGGCGGCGCAAAATGACCTCCTCGAAGCAGTTCGTTCGCTACTCGCCGCGAAAGCCGCGGTGAACGTCCAGACGACGCTTGGCTTCACAGCGTTGATGGTGGCGGCGCAGAAAGGCAACCTGAATACGATACGGGCACTGCTTGCCGCAAAGGCTCTGGTGAACGTCCAAACGACTAATGGCGTCGCAGCGTTAATGCTGGCTTCCCACGAAGGCCACCTGGAGACGGTATGGGAGCTGCTCGCGGCACAGGCCGACGTGAATACCAGCGCCAATAATGGCGCGACAGCTCTAATGTTGGCGGCTCAGAAAGGCCACCTAGCGGTGGTAAAGGCGCTGATCGCCGCGAAGGCCGAAGTGAACGCACACGCCAAGAATGGCGGAACAGCGTTGATGATGGCTTCGCAGGAAGGCAGCTTGGATGCGGTATCGGCACTGCTCGCTGCGAGGGCCGAAGTAAACGCGCGTACCAATAATGGTGGAACAGCATTGATGATGGCCGCCCAGAATCGCCACGTGGGAGTCGTGCATGCGCTAATCACCGCGGCCGCCGATGTAAACGCGACGATGGTCAACGAGACGATGGGGGGCGTCACATCATTGATGTTTGCTGCTAAAAGCGGTCACCTGGAAACAGTTCAGGCGCTGCTGGCCGCGCAAGCTGACGTGAACGCCAAGGCGAACAGTGGTGCAACGGCTCTGATGCTGGCGGCGGAAAGTGGCAACGCGGACGCGCTACGGGCGCTGCTCGCCGCGCAAGCTGCGGTGAACGCAAAGGCCAATAATGGTGCAACGGCGCTAATGCTGGCAGCGGAAAATGGCCACCCGGAGGCGGCACATGCCCTGCTCGCCGCAGATGCTGACGTGAACGCAAGAGCCAATAATGGTGCAACGGCTCTGATGCTGGCGGCGGAAACTGGCAACGCGGACGCGCTACGGGCGCTGCTCGCCGCGCAAGCTGGGGTGAATGCAAAGGCGAATAATGGTGCAACGGCGCTAATGTTGGCAGCGGAAAATGGCCACCCGGAGGCGGTACGTGCGCTGCTCGCCGCAGATGCTGATGTGAACGCAAGAGCCAATAATGGGGCAACGGCGCTAGTACTAAACCGCGTCCAGAGCGGAACGTGTAGTTTTTGTGCTAAGGTTGAGCCCCGCACCCGGAATTTCGTCAGGCGGTGA